In Nitratiruptor sp. YY09-18, a single window of DNA contains:
- a CDS encoding lipopolysaccharide assembly protein LapB, whose amino-acid sequence MRIVLFSLLCVVILTAANFEKSLQESYRYEALQDYKKAIEVLIPNYKRSSRDYFLNLRLGWLTYKLKQYANAKEYYSKAAMIKPQSFEPKLGLMRVLLAQGDNEGVIEYGNAILKEDTYNYYANLYIAYAMLGKNDLLTVQKIARKILRHYPTDQNFLLILAKTYQTSNPQQAKTLYRIILRYYPTNIAAREYLYETAPSSTK is encoded by the coding sequence ATGAGAATAGTTCTATTTAGTTTATTATGTGTAGTAATTCTTACTGCTGCAAATTTTGAAAAATCTTTGCAAGAGTCTTATCGGTATGAGGCATTACAAGATTATAAAAAAGCTATTGAGGTTTTGATTCCAAATTACAAAAGGAGCTCAAGAGACTACTTTCTCAATCTTCGTTTGGGTTGGCTTACATATAAACTCAAACAATATGCTAATGCAAAAGAGTACTACTCCAAAGCAGCGATGATCAAGCCGCAATCATTTGAGCCAAAACTTGGTCTAATGAGAGTATTGTTAGCCCAAGGGGACAACGAAGGCGTCATTGAATATGGAAATGCAATATTGAAAGAAGATACATATAACTACTATGCAAATCTCTATATTGCCTATGCGATGTTAGGGAAAAATGATCTACTTACTGTTCAAAAAATTGCTCGAAAGATACTACGACACTATCCAACAGATCAAAACTTTTTGTTGATTTTGGCCAAGACATATCAAACGAGTAATCCTCAACAAGCAAAGACTCTTTATAGAATAATATTGCGATACTACCCCACGAATATTGCTGCAAGAGAATATCTCTATGAAACTGCTCCTTCTAGCACAAAGTAA
- a CDS encoding PqqD family protein has product MLINELHIDQNNIAFVPSLGITFELNETGKEIIDLLKEIKTKDEIVHELAQKYEKDWREVYIDVEDFLLKLKLFGLYQ; this is encoded by the coding sequence ATGCTGATAAATGAGTTACACATTGATCAAAACAATATCGCTTTTGTCCCATCACTTGGCATTACATTTGAGCTTAATGAGACTGGCAAAGAGATTATTGATTTATTGAAAGAGATCAAGACAAAAGATGAAATTGTGCATGAACTTGCACAAAAATATGAAAAGGATTGGAGAGAGGTCTATATCGATGTGGAGGATTTTCTCCTCAAGCTCAAACTTTTTGGATTGTATCAATGA
- a CDS encoding plasminogen-binding N-terminal domain-containing protein — protein MKKLVTLLLIVFTAFAATSTTITNAYKSKATIQRVNLPLGTSGIVIHDYDSMHSSIVARAILVAPDTIKFEVFDALAQEALPTPLTKPQTGDRVILGYLYDRATIIAPNLKSYQEVANQVDEKIIHPDLFATELSKAKDPAPDYNDFKNFCNKFALAKLYIVQKNQTDIVDCYSFKKIGTLPMRAEGKNVKLPFYNRLKKIQTSLFDFFGGSEIQNYFDYYKKLER, from the coding sequence TTGAAAAAGCTTGTAACTCTTCTTTTGATAGTTTTTACAGCATTTGCTGCCACTTCTACAACTATCACAAATGCGTATAAATCTAAAGCAACTATACAAAGAGTTAACCTACCTCTAGGAACTAGTGGTATTGTAATTCATGATTATGATTCCATGCATTCATCCATCGTAGCTCGTGCTATTTTAGTGGCTCCTGATACTATCAAATTTGAAGTCTTTGATGCTCTGGCGCAAGAAGCACTCCCTACGCCTCTGACAAAGCCCCAAACAGGAGATAGAGTAATTCTTGGATATCTCTACGACAGAGCAACTATTATAGCCCCAAATCTCAAAAGCTATCAAGAAGTTGCAAACCAAGTGGATGAAAAGATTATCCATCCAGATCTCTTTGCTACCGAACTCTCAAAAGCAAAAGATCCAGCACCTGACTATAATGATTTCAAAAACTTTTGCAATAAGTTCGCTCTTGCAAAACTCTATATTGTCCAAAAGAACCAAACCGATATAGTCGACTGTTACAGTTTCAAAAAAATAGGAACCCTCCCAATGAGAGCAGAGGGGAAAAATGTAAAACTTCCTTTTTACAATAGACTGAAAAAAATCCAAACATCTTTGTTTGATTTTTTTGGTGGCAGCGAAATCCAAAACTATTTTGATTACTACAAAAAGTTGGAGCGATGA
- a CDS encoding ComEC/Rec2 family competence protein: MDPKPLFLSFKERLIALLLLISVALASLYFTFQNYQHFLHTRYIKALVINQYPKGKKQIFKLKAKDGAIFYSSTHENLKDLRDRWILFRKFSKKITFLDYLRGFYYPGYILKVLPKDTKYSFKEKIFAQHERAALQEMFGALFLATSMNKETRQKIARFGISHLFAISGFHLGLLALLIFVVLGSILKPLWQRVVPYWQMHTFLMSVVLVLAGAYMSFLGFLPSVVRSFVMLLFGYFIIHRYLRLLSFETLLWAVLLILALFPHFLFSIGFWLSVAGVFYIYLFLHHFSHINRLAIVILLNLYLFTAILPLSAAIFGQWSVVMLLAPLLTFLFTLFYPLALFLHIIGLGHSLDFVGYLFTLKSEVMHIALPLWQLAIYLLLSIFAVLHRFIFFGALLFGLIVVVQHVA; encoded by the coding sequence ATGGATCCAAAGCCTCTCTTTCTTAGTTTCAAAGAGCGACTCATAGCTCTTTTGCTACTAATTTCTGTAGCTTTAGCTTCCCTCTATTTTACTTTCCAAAACTATCAACACTTTTTACATACACGCTACATTAAAGCTCTCGTCATCAACCAATACCCAAAGGGTAAGAAGCAGATTTTCAAGCTCAAAGCCAAAGATGGAGCCATTTTTTATAGTTCTACCCATGAGAATTTAAAAGATCTGCGCGATAGATGGATTCTCTTTCGCAAATTTAGTAAAAAGATTACCTTTTTAGATTACCTGCGAGGTTTCTACTATCCTGGCTACATTCTCAAGGTCTTGCCAAAAGATACTAAGTATAGTTTCAAAGAGAAGATTTTTGCTCAACACGAACGCGCTGCGCTCCAAGAGATGTTTGGAGCCCTTTTCTTGGCTACGAGTATGAACAAAGAGACGCGCCAAAAAATTGCTCGCTTTGGGATTTCACACCTCTTTGCAATTAGCGGTTTTCATCTAGGTCTTTTGGCCTTATTGATTTTTGTAGTTTTGGGATCTATTCTTAAGCCTCTTTGGCAAAGAGTTGTGCCATATTGGCAGATGCATACATTTTTGATGAGTGTTGTTTTGGTTTTGGCTGGGGCTTATATGAGTTTTTTGGGATTTTTGCCCTCTGTTGTGCGCTCTTTTGTGATGCTGCTCTTTGGATACTTTATCATACACCGTTACTTGCGGCTTTTGAGTTTTGAGACACTTTTGTGGGCAGTACTACTTATACTTGCTCTCTTTCCCCATTTTCTCTTCTCGATCGGTTTTTGGCTCTCTGTAGCAGGAGTTTTCTACATCTACCTCTTTTTGCACCACTTTTCACATATAAATAGATTAGCTATTGTTATTTTGCTCAATTTGTATCTTTTTACAGCAATTTTGCCTCTATCTGCAGCAATTTTTGGGCAGTGGAGTGTTGTAATGCTTTTAGCACCTCTCTTGACGTTTCTTTTTACTCTCTTTTATCCTCTTGCTTTGTTCTTACATATCATTGGATTGGGTCACTCTCTAGATTTTGTAGGATATCTTTTTACTCTCAAGAGTGAAGTGATGCATATTGCACTGCCTCTTTGGCAGCTTGCAATCTATCTACTGTTGAGTATTTTTGCAGTTTTGCACAGATTTATTTTCTTTGGTGCTTTGCTCTTTGGATTGATAGTAGTTGTGCAGCATGTAGCATAA
- the glcD gene encoding glycolate oxidase subunit GlcD: MMQEHIKALQKILGKENVKADRAHQLAYSYDATREHFMPDAVVFPRNEDDVSQVLRYCNEHKIPVVPRGAGSGFTGGALPVSGGIVLAVEKHMNKILEIDTKNMVAVVQPGVINKELQREAEKHGLFYPPDPASQDYSTIGGNVAENAGGMRAAKYGITKDYVMALRAVLPNGDIIRAGKKTIKDVAGYNIAGILIASEGTLAVITEITLKLLSKPKLTKTVMGVFPTVTDAMNAVYKSLAGGANPVAMEFLDNLTIRAVEEKFHKGLPVDAGAILISDIDGNVEEEIDYQIGLLEKFFKENGATAFRIAKDEQEAADIWFARRNASQSITIYGSKKINEDVTVPRSELPRYLEEVEKISKKYDVKIPCFGHTGDGNVHTNVMVDGSDPKQVEIGYKAIEEIFKMTIEIGGTLSGEHGIGLSKAPFMKMAFSEAELGLFRAIKKAFDPNNILNPGKMGL, from the coding sequence ATGATGCAAGAACATATCAAAGCATTGCAAAAAATCCTCGGTAAAGAGAATGTCAAAGCTGATAGAGCCCATCAGCTTGCCTACTCCTATGATGCCACAAGAGAGCATTTTATGCCAGATGCAGTAGTCTTCCCACGTAATGAAGATGATGTAAGCCAGGTTCTGCGCTACTGTAACGAACACAAAATCCCAGTTGTTCCTAGAGGAGCTGGCAGCGGTTTTACTGGAGGTGCCCTTCCTGTAAGTGGTGGCATAGTTTTGGCAGTTGAAAAACATATGAATAAAATCTTAGAGATTGATACCAAAAATATGGTAGCAGTTGTGCAACCTGGGGTAATTAACAAAGAGCTGCAGCGTGAAGCAGAAAAACACGGTCTGTTTTATCCACCGGACCCAGCTAGTCAAGACTACTCTACTATTGGAGGGAATGTAGCAGAAAATGCCGGTGGTATGCGAGCAGCCAAATATGGTATCACCAAAGATTATGTAATGGCATTGCGTGCAGTGTTGCCAAATGGAGATATTATTAGAGCTGGGAAAAAGACTATCAAAGATGTGGCAGGTTACAATATTGCTGGTATTTTGATAGCAAGTGAGGGAACACTTGCAGTTATTACTGAAATTACCCTCAAGCTTCTCTCCAAACCAAAACTTACTAAAACTGTCATGGGAGTATTTCCAACAGTCACTGATGCCATGAATGCAGTCTATAAATCACTAGCTGGGGGTGCAAATCCTGTAGCTATGGAGTTTTTGGACAACCTCACAATCCGTGCGGTAGAAGAAAAATTTCACAAAGGCCTGCCAGTAGATGCCGGTGCAATTTTGATCAGTGATATTGACGGTAATGTGGAAGAGGAGATCGATTATCAAATAGGGCTTTTAGAAAAATTTTTCAAAGAGAACGGCGCAACTGCATTTCGCATAGCAAAAGATGAACAAGAGGCAGCTGATATTTGGTTTGCTAGACGCAACGCAAGCCAATCTATTACTATTTATGGTTCAAAAAAAATTAACGAGGATGTTACAGTTCCAAGAAGTGAGTTGCCGCGTTACCTTGAAGAGGTAGAAAAAATTAGCAAAAAATACGATGTCAAAATTCCCTGTTTTGGACATACAGGTGATGGCAATGTTCATACTAATGTGATGGTTGACGGGAGTGATCCAAAGCAGGTAGAGATAGGGTATAAAGCGATTGAAGAAATTTTTAAAATGACAATAGAAATAGGTGGAACACTCAGTGGCGAACATGGTATAGGTCTGAGCAAGGCTCCATTCATGAAAATGGCATTTAGTGAAGCTGAGCTGGGTCTCTTCCGTGCTATCAAAAAGGCCTTCGATCCCAATAATATACTCAATCCTGGAAAAATGGGGCTATAA
- a CDS encoding ATP-grasp domain-containing protein — protein sequence MKIAISGLNNTDNPAPGMGVAKGLQKENNLIGLAYDPNEPGIYQDIFEHVYLMPYPSFGIETFLERIEYIKQKSGIEVYIPNLDAELPLCIKHQQKFEDLGIATLLPTIKQFDLRQKSSLADLAKELNVKYPDTFIINSIDDLVAVTKELGFPCMIKGNYYKAYKVHNLDEAIEKFYTISNEWGFPLLLQQIVAGEEINFVGVSSSELYGGFAIKKLQMTDLGKVWSAVTIKNKKLIDLAYNFVEYSGWRGAFELEVLAGGDEIYLIEINPRFPAWVGFGVDIGLNLPKLYIDIMLGKKPQKLLDYPEGKLYMRYVSEAVSDFSTLASLIKNKEL from the coding sequence ATGAAAATAGCAATTAGTGGACTCAATAACACAGACAATCCTGCTCCAGGGATGGGAGTTGCCAAAGGCTTACAAAAAGAAAATAATCTCATTGGTCTAGCTTATGATCCAAATGAGCCAGGGATTTACCAGGATATTTTTGAACATGTCTACCTCATGCCCTATCCATCTTTTGGTATAGAGACATTTTTGGAACGTATAGAGTATATCAAGCAAAAAAGCGGCATAGAGGTCTATATTCCTAATCTTGATGCAGAGTTGCCACTATGCATAAAACATCAACAAAAGTTTGAAGATTTAGGTATTGCTACGCTTTTACCAACCATCAAGCAGTTTGATCTACGCCAAAAATCTTCCTTGGCAGATTTGGCAAAAGAGCTCAATGTCAAATATCCAGATACTTTCATTATCAATAGTATTGATGATCTTGTTGCGGTTACAAAAGAGTTGGGCTTTCCTTGTATGATCAAGGGCAACTACTACAAAGCTTATAAAGTTCACAACCTAGATGAAGCTATTGAAAAATTTTACACAATATCGAATGAATGGGGATTTCCGCTACTGTTGCAGCAAATTGTAGCAGGTGAAGAGATAAATTTTGTAGGAGTAAGCAGCAGCGAGCTTTATGGAGGATTTGCCATAAAAAAACTCCAAATGACAGATCTTGGAAAAGTCTGGAGTGCGGTAACAATCAAAAATAAAAAATTGATAGATTTGGCTTACAACTTTGTGGAGTATAGTGGATGGAGAGGAGCTTTTGAGTTAGAAGTTTTGGCAGGAGGAGATGAGATCTATCTCATCGAAATCAATCCGCGTTTTCCAGCCTGGGTCGGGTTTGGTGTAGACATTGGACTCAACCTTCCAAAGCTTTATATAGATATTATGTTAGGAAAAAAACCGCAAAAACTGCTGGATTATCCTGAAGGAAAACTGTACATGCGCTATGTGAGTGAGGCGGTAAGTGATTTTTCCACACTTGCATCACTAATTAAAAACAAGGAGCTTTGA
- a CDS encoding urea transporter, with protein MSVKKKLAIFFKPYSAILFLNDPKAGMLLALLSFLLPSVGALGLVALVATILFAEFVNMREEYLRYGFYLYNSLLVGFGIGFFYQISILSIILTILLAIFTFLLSFSLNRIFIKYGIPILSLPFSLVSILFFLASLKYTTLLTNLLDRQPLFDIALPFEYFFKTVGEIFFLPYNIVGFVVSLLILWFSRILFFLMFAGFGVGVAVHSLFVQTSEALWSLYNFNFLLIAMALGGIFLIPHIKNYVLALIAVALSVFISDAMQVFFNLFNIPVYTIPFNIIVILFVFLLYTMGYRLFAYIIKRTPEETLEYYLANTLRFGANSRKISLPFLGEWSVYQAFDGEWTHRGDWKYAYDFIKIQDGKSYAGSGVSLQEYYAYGQDVVAPVNGYIVDIRDDLPDNPIGVVDRIHNWGNFIIIKSDEGFFVEISHLMQHSIKVRIGEYVKSGQMIAKCGNSGYSPEPHIHIQVQEYQFLGARTLPFVFDQYIQKSKLIFHGLPREKELIENVSKDRALFDKLSFVLDEKYTYEVMGEGDKKESYSFTVKMNDLGEFYFYDGENRAYFAMNEKMFYFYDYKGKESYLKHLYLIAPRIPFIAKRVEFIDFIPLSLYAKGFKKICLEFVVSFCHRLGRFAQVYYKDRLEQKSDYGMVKFSFYNKGFEEISYGQTVLRRKIDENSSI; from the coding sequence ATGTCAGTGAAAAAGAAATTAGCGATATTTTTTAAACCTTATAGCGCAATACTTTTCCTCAATGATCCAAAAGCTGGTATGCTTTTGGCTCTTTTGAGTTTTTTGCTTCCGAGTGTAGGGGCATTGGGGCTTGTAGCACTAGTTGCCACTATACTTTTTGCTGAGTTTGTTAATATGCGCGAAGAATATTTGCGCTATGGTTTTTATCTTTATAATTCCCTTTTGGTTGGTTTTGGTATTGGCTTTTTTTACCAAATATCAATTTTGAGCATTATTCTGACTATATTGCTCGCTATTTTTACATTTTTGCTTTCATTTAGTCTCAATCGTATATTTATAAAATATGGAATCCCTATCCTCTCGCTTCCCTTTAGTTTAGTAAGTATTCTATTTTTCCTCGCAAGTCTCAAATATACAACCCTCTTAACAAATCTTTTAGACAGGCAGCCACTATTTGATATTGCTTTACCTTTTGAATATTTTTTTAAAACGGTAGGGGAGATCTTTTTCCTTCCATATAATATTGTGGGTTTTGTTGTCTCCCTTCTTATCCTTTGGTTTTCTCGTATACTCTTTTTCTTGATGTTTGCTGGATTTGGAGTTGGAGTGGCTGTCCACTCACTTTTTGTCCAAACATCTGAGGCGCTTTGGTCTTTATATAATTTCAATTTTTTATTGATAGCAATGGCTTTAGGCGGTATCTTCTTAATACCACATATAAAAAACTATGTTTTAGCTCTTATAGCTGTGGCTTTGAGTGTCTTTATCAGCGATGCAATGCAGGTCTTTTTTAATCTTTTTAATATCCCTGTCTATACTATTCCATTCAATATTATTGTCATTCTCTTTGTTTTCTTGCTCTATACGATGGGATATCGACTGTTTGCATATATTATTAAAAGAACACCAGAAGAGACTTTGGAATACTATTTGGCTAACACATTGCGTTTTGGTGCAAATAGTCGAAAGATATCTTTGCCATTTTTGGGAGAGTGGAGTGTCTACCAAGCTTTTGATGGTGAGTGGACCCATAGAGGAGACTGGAAATATGCCTATGATTTTATAAAAATTCAAGATGGCAAAAGTTATGCAGGAAGTGGTGTCTCTTTACAAGAGTATTATGCATATGGTCAAGATGTTGTAGCTCCTGTCAACGGGTATATTGTCGATATACGAGATGATTTACCAGATAATCCTATAGGTGTAGTTGATCGTATACATAATTGGGGAAATTTCATTATAATCAAAAGCGATGAGGGATTTTTTGTGGAGATCTCTCATCTCATGCAACACTCGATCAAAGTGCGTATAGGTGAATATGTTAAATCTGGTCAAATGATAGCAAAGTGTGGCAACTCGGGATACTCTCCAGAGCCCCACATACACATACAAGTCCAAGAATATCAATTTCTTGGAGCACGGACGCTCCCTTTTGTATTTGATCAATATATACAAAAGAGTAAGCTTATATTTCATGGTTTACCTCGCGAAAAAGAGCTTATAGAAAACGTTTCAAAAGATAGAGCACTTTTTGATAAACTCAGTTTTGTACTTGATGAAAAATATACTTATGAAGTGATGGGAGAAGGAGATAAAAAAGAGAGCTACTCTTTTACAGTCAAAATGAATGATTTGGGAGAATTTTATTTTTATGACGGAGAGAATAGAGCCTATTTTGCGATGAATGAAAAAATGTTTTATTTTTATGATTATAAAGGAAAAGAGAGCTATCTTAAACACCTTTATCTCATTGCTCCTCGAATACCTTTTATTGCCAAAAGGGTAGAATTTATCGACTTTATTCCTCTATCATTATATGCGAAGGGATTTAAAAAAATATGTTTGGAATTTGTCGTTTCGTTTTGTCATAGATTGGGACGCTTTGCACAGGTATACTACAAAGATCGTCTAGAGCAAAAAAGTGATTATGGAATGGTAAAATTCTCATTCTATAATAAAGGTTTTGAGGAGATCTCTTATGGCCAAACAGTTTTGAGGAGAAAGATCGATGAGAATAGTTCTATTTAG
- a CDS encoding alanine racemase yields MYQKPTINRIDFSATKHGNYGNPYRSQKIKSEIDGFNVNELVANFGSPLFVFSKKEIEKKYDAFKDAFVSRYPEVEFYWSYKTNYLGAICKTFHDLGSKAEVVSAFEYDKARSLGVEGRDIIFNGPYKPKEALKKAVLEGAKIHIDHWHEINDLEDIATELGKEIPVAIRCNMDTGIYPAWSRFGFNIDNGEAYDAIERIYKGQKLILTGLHTHIGTFMLAANAYQVAVTKLMQLRKRVQEDFGYSIEYIDIGGGFASKNRLKGIYQPPEVVVPTPDEYAEAIVDAIYENADDRLPKLYLETGRALIDEAGYLLTSVFASKRLPDGKVSYILDAGVNLLYTSFWYNFDIFLDKKHEGLNEPSQLNGPLCMNIDVIADNIMLPPLQRGDVLTIWPVGAYTITQSMQFIQYRPRVIMIDKEPILIRESDDLAYVSEKEISDIF; encoded by the coding sequence ATGTACCAAAAACCAACGATTAATCGAATAGATTTTAGTGCAACAAAACATGGAAATTATGGTAATCCATACAGATCTCAAAAAATAAAAAGTGAAATTGATGGATTTAATGTCAATGAACTTGTAGCAAATTTTGGCTCTCCTCTTTTTGTTTTTAGCAAAAAAGAGATAGAGAAAAAGTATGATGCATTCAAAGACGCATTTGTTTCCCGCTATCCAGAAGTAGAGTTTTATTGGAGTTACAAAACGAACTATCTTGGAGCTATCTGTAAAACATTTCACGATCTTGGAAGTAAGGCAGAAGTTGTCAGTGCTTTTGAATATGATAAAGCTAGAAGCTTAGGGGTAGAGGGAAGAGATATTATTTTTAATGGTCCATATAAACCAAAAGAAGCTCTCAAAAAGGCAGTGCTTGAAGGAGCAAAAATCCACATAGATCACTGGCATGAGATCAATGATTTAGAAGATATTGCCACAGAGCTTGGCAAAGAGATTCCAGTAGCAATTCGCTGCAATATGGATACAGGTATCTATCCTGCATGGAGTCGCTTTGGATTTAATATCGATAACGGCGAAGCATATGATGCAATTGAGAGAATCTATAAAGGTCAAAAACTTATTCTTACTGGTTTGCATACACATATTGGAACTTTTATGCTTGCAGCTAATGCATACCAAGTAGCTGTAACAAAACTTATGCAACTTAGAAAAAGGGTACAAGAGGATTTTGGATACAGTATAGAATATATCGATATTGGTGGAGGATTTGCTAGTAAAAACCGCCTCAAAGGTATATATCAGCCACCTGAAGTTGTTGTTCCGACACCTGATGAATATGCTGAAGCAATTGTTGATGCGATTTATGAAAATGCTGATGATAGATTGCCAAAACTCTATCTTGAAACGGGACGTGCTCTTATAGATGAGGCTGGATATCTTCTTACATCTGTTTTTGCTTCAAAAAGACTTCCAGATGGAAAAGTCTCTTATATTTTAGATGCTGGAGTTAATCTCCTCTATACATCATTTTGGTACAATTTTGACATTTTTCTTGACAAAAAACATGAAGGTTTGAATGAACCAAGCCAACTTAATGGTCCACTTTGTATGAATATTGACGTTATCGCAGATAATATTATGTTGCCTCCTCTCCAAAGAGGTGATGTGCTTACTATCTGGCCTGTGGGGGCTTATACCATTACGCAATCGATGCAATTTATTCAATACAGACCGCGTGTTATTATGATAGACAAAGAACCAATTTTGATACGTGAAAGTGATGATTTAGCATATGTCAGTGAAAAAGAAATTAGCGATATTTTTTAA
- a CDS encoding YihY/virulence factor BrkB family protein produces MYTIWQRIKEFYDPDISMYASSLSFHTIFSIIPLLLVSFSLFIKLPSFQKHYLKIKEFIFSNLMPTQHETFSNYIDTFLQNSNKLGLIGFAFVLFASLMFFQNYEYIINKIFKTKPRGFWESITIYWTLVTLAPLALALSFYLSAKIQTLLNSSSYTSGINFLALFPYLIIWFLFFIMYKISSSEYVNIKAALISSFISSLIWNIGKALFIYYVFYSKTYTTIYGSFSAILFFFLWIYISWIIFLYGLRLCYMLHNYYQSKEQSTKENKSVQNCKNTQQ; encoded by the coding sequence ATGTACACTATTTGGCAGAGAATAAAAGAGTTTTATGACCCAGATATATCAATGTATGCTTCTTCTTTGAGCTTTCATACAATATTTTCGATCATTCCTCTTCTGCTCGTCTCATTTTCTCTCTTTATAAAGCTGCCATCTTTTCAAAAACACTATCTCAAAATCAAAGAGTTTATCTTTTCAAATCTCATGCCAACGCAGCACGAGACATTCTCAAACTACATAGATACTTTTTTGCAAAATAGCAACAAACTGGGACTCATCGGTTTTGCATTTGTACTTTTTGCTTCACTTATGTTTTTCCAAAACTACGAATATATCATTAACAAAATCTTCAAAACTAAACCGCGAGGATTCTGGGAGTCAATCACAATCTATTGGACGCTCGTAACATTGGCTCCATTGGCTTTAGCTCTCTCATTTTATCTCTCAGCTAAAATCCAAACTCTGCTTAATAGCAGCAGTTACACAAGTGGTATTAACTTTTTGGCTCTTTTTCCCTATCTCATTATCTGGTTTCTCTTTTTTATCATGTATAAAATCAGCTCTAGCGAATATGTCAATATCAAAGCTGCTCTCATCTCCTCTTTTATCTCTTCTCTTATTTGGAATATTGGCAAAGCTCTTTTTATATACTATGTGTTCTATTCAAAAACTTACACTACGATTTATGGCTCTTTTAGTGCTATTTTGTTTTTCTTTTTATGGATTTATATTTCGTGGATTATATTTTTGTATGGACTTCGTTTATGCTACATGCTGCACAACTACTATCAATCCAAAGAGCAAAGCACCAAAGAAAATAAATCTGTGCAAAACTGCAAAAATACTCAACAGTAG
- a CDS encoding response regulator transcription factor, protein MKLLLLAQSNLAQLDIKYDHVVDIEGLEQKSFIQKYDLLLADFAFFGTISQYKNLFSYIILLTNMCDEQSYARALQIADDCILWQESKKIEARISYYQKKLYNLQNAIFSYRDLRFDVKRGELFKGRDHIALSNAQKELLLLLLKNMGSYVQKHTILQECDSINSENSIKVLIAKLRGLGFTIESQPSQGYKIVKEKR, encoded by the coding sequence ATGAAACTGCTCCTTCTAGCACAAAGTAATTTAGCACAACTCGATATCAAATATGATCATGTTGTAGATATTGAGGGATTGGAACAAAAAAGTTTCATACAAAAATATGATCTCTTATTGGCCGATTTTGCCTTTTTTGGCACGATTTCTCAGTATAAAAATCTATTTTCTTATATTATACTCCTCACAAATATGTGTGATGAGCAATCGTATGCAAGAGCTTTGCAAATTGCTGATGATTGTATACTTTGGCAAGAGAGCAAAAAAATAGAAGCAAGAATATCTTACTATCAAAAAAAATTATATAACCTTCAAAATGCGATCTTTTCATATAGAGACTTGCGATTTGATGTAAAAAGGGGCGAACTGTTTAAAGGAAGAGATCATATAGCTCTAAGCAATGCACAAAAAGAGCTTCTGCTTTTGCTTTTGAAAAATATGGGAAGTTATGTACAAAAGCATACTATATTGCAAGAGTGTGACTCTATCAATAGTGAAAATTCCATAAAAGTCTTAATTGCAAAGCTAAGGGGTCTTGGTTTTACAATTGAGAGTCAACCATCTCAAGGCTATAAAATTGTAAAGGAGAAGAGGTGA